In Euphorbia lathyris chromosome 10, ddEupLath1.1, whole genome shotgun sequence, a single genomic region encodes these proteins:
- the LOC136209211 gene encoding rho GTPase-activating protein 4-like → MTEVLQSSPSSHFPCPSSPSSSSSATPCATNNDISHHEIGPQEEDICVERKEKEREGDQVSIVEILVDVFRRSMIGCSITDFGTQEFCNMEIGVPTNVRHVAHVTFDRFNGFLGLPVEFEPEVPRRAPSASATVFGVSTESMQLSYDSRGNSVPVILLMMQRQLYARGGLQAEGVFRINAENSQEEYVRDQLNRGLIPDDIDVHCLAGLIKAWFRELPTGVLDSLSQEQVMEAQSEDECVQLARLLPPTEAALLDWAVNLMADVAQLENLNKMNARNVAVVFAPNMTQMSDPLTALMYAVQVMNFLKTLIVRTLREREESVIEPAPISHLEPSDENGNQSSWEPSLTEDNEDTNELNQEQKVFVTEEPSTDDDSTFLASIENIPGGNWSPVNNCPCEVVSQVSTENLEGGFTSKIGGIQTRSDSNFRSGSKKATEQAMVRGAGGVDKNKGSNIVGCINSRTELSEAWR, encoded by the exons ATGACTGAAGTACTTCAATCTTCCCCTTCTTCTCACTTCCCTTGTCCTTCAagcccctcttcttcttcttctgcaacACCATGTGCCACCAATAATGACATTTCACACCATGAAATAGGCCCCCAAGAAGAGGATATATGTGTTGAGAGGAAAGAGAAGGAGAGGGAAGGGGATCAAGTTTCAATTGTTGAAATTTTGGTTGATGTGTTTAGGAGGTCTATGATTGGGTGTAGCATTACTGATTTTGGGACTCAGGAGTTTTGTAATATGGAGATTGGGGTTCCTACTAATGTTAGACATGTTGCTCATGTTACTTTTGATAGGTTTAATGGGTTTCTTGGCTTGCCTGTTGAGTTTGAACCTGAGGTTCCTAGAAGAGCTCCTAGTGCCAG TGCTACTGTTTTCGGTGTATCAACCGAGTCGATGCAGCTCTCGTATGATTCGAGAGGTAATAGCGTGCCTGTGATACTCTTGATGATGCAAAGACAACTCTATGCTCGAGGAGGTTTGCAG GCAGAAGGAGTTTTCAGAATCAATGCAGAAAACAGCCAGGAGGAGTATGTTAGAGATCAATTAAATAGAGGACTTATCCCGGACGACATCGATGTGCACTGTTTGGCAGGTCTTATAAAG gcTTGGTTTAGAGAACTCCCAACCGGCGTGTTGGACTCTCTATCGCAAGAGCAGGTAATGGAAGCTCAGTCGGAGGACGAATGCGTTCAGCTCGCAAGGCTCCTTCCCCCAACAGAAGCTGCTCTGCTCGACTGGGCAGTAAATCTAATGGCTGATGTTGCACAATTGGAGAATCTAAACAAGATGAATGCTCGTAATGTTGCGGTTGTTTTTGCCCCGAACATGACTCAA ATGTCGGATCCCTTAACTGCATTAATGTATGCTGTTCAAGTGATGAACTTTCTGAAGACTCTTATTGTCCGAACACTTCGGGAGAGAGAAGAATCCGTGATAGAACCCGCTCCCATTTCTCACCTCGAGCCTTCCGATGAGAACGGGAACCAAAGCTCTTGGGAGCCATCTCTCACAGAAGATAACGAGGACACAAACGAGCTGAATCAAGAGCAGAAAGTGTTTGTCACCGAAGAACCTTCTACCGACGATGACTCAACATTCCTAGCTTCTATTGAGAACATTCCCGGAGGAAATTGGTCACCGGTCAATAACTGCCCTTGTGAAGTTGTATCACAAGTAAGCACCGAAAACCTCGAGGGAGGCTTCACAAGCAAGATTGGAGGGATCCAAACAAGAAGTGATTCGAATTTTAGAAGTGGATCGAAAAAGGCGACGGAACAGGCAATGGTTCGAGGTGCGGGGGGTGTAGATAAGAACAAGGGAAGTAACATAGTTGGGTGTATAAATTCTCGGACGGAGCTATCGGAGGCGTGGCGGTGA
- the LOC136208353 gene encoding uncharacterized protein, whose product MKMRCCFPRNFCASSPPLGPVQLPSPMETHLWYVVPDEVNSGSILSRYMEILSPIEKENVLCMPGDQLQKRALLARTLVRTTIARYQIRDHVDPRSIKFRRNIHGKPEVEWQTDHGCSPPPLHFNISHTSSLIACGVTTGSQIGIDVEEKQRKIKNNILAFARRYFSCHEVKFLSSISDSEVQRQEFIKLWTLKEAYVKALGKGFSAAPFKTFSIRVKAATKRGIVLPQSLDNEASEITVESSDDPLNLSDIWQFALVELAGSHYAAICMEKDKTSEAGMEAPIKLTAWKTIPFAEDECVSGTDTVLPIGLLRQF is encoded by the exons ATGAAAATGCGCTGCTGTTTCCCAAGGAATTTCTGTGCTTCTTCGCCCCCTTTGGGTCCCGTGCAGCTTCCATCTCCAAT GGAAACTCATTTGTGGTATGTTGTGCCTGATGAAGTCAATAGTGGGTCAATTCTGAGTCGATACATGGAAATTCTGTCTCCAATTGAGAAGGAAAATGTTTTATGCATGCCTGGAGACCAGCTTCAGAAAAGAGCACTCTTAGCTCGTACCTTGGTTCGCACTACAATCGCCAGAT ATCAGATACGTGACCATGTTGATCCAAGATCTATTAAATTCCGGAGGAACATCCATGGGAAGCCTGAG GTGGAGTGGCAAACTGATCATGGTTGCAGCCCACCACCATTACATTTCAATATCTCACACACTTCGTCTTTGATAGCTTGCGGAGTAACTACTGGTTCACAA ATTGGTATTGATGTGGAAGAGAAGCAACGGAagatcaaaaataacatattagcTTTTGCACGACGTTATTTCTCATGCCACGAAGTGAAATTTTTAAGCTCTATTTCTGATTCTGAAGTGCAGCGTCAGGAGTTCATTAAATTATGGACACTCAAG GAGGCATATGTGAAAGCTTTGGGAAAAGGCTTCTCTGCCGCACCTTTCAAGACTTTTAGCATTCGTGTAAAGGCGGCCACTAAGAGAGgcattgttcttcctcagtctTTGGATAATGAG GCATCTGAGATAACTGTTGAATCAAGTGATGATCCCCTCAACCTCTCAGACATTTGGCAGTTCGCTCTCGTGGAATTAGCGGGTTCACATTATGCTGCTATTTGCATGGAGAAGGATAAAACCAGCGAAGCTGGGATGGAAGCTCCAATAAAACTAACTGCTTGGAAAACCATTCCTTTCGCTGAAGATGAGTGTGTTTCTGGAACTGACACGGTACTACCCATAGGCCTACTCAGACAATTCTAA